atccaaatatcttaaccagaactaaggatatctccagtaggattcagagaaggaaacaggacatctcccatttttctctcctccacaggagagttttgaaatagcttttaaccactTTTTTGATACCACGTCCTGCACATGAAACAATTGCTTttctgaaaactgatttttctcttgtttaagatttaactccttatcttcttatacttctgggaattctgccagagaagggtaGGGGAGGCACAGTAGcaaccactgatagttactccccagtgccctgcttttttaacctctgttgtattcataaaaagagaaagaggtttagagaatgtgatataTGGCAGAATGGGAAAGCGGGTTGCCTAGGCGaagacacagacatggtatagaataaagtttaatCAGGATGGAGGATGAAAGTTAATGGGGAAGTgtagacagagaaaggaaaagagagagagagtgtgtagataagtagagactggccatgaccatgtggagagaggtgggaggggaaggagagcccaggaatttctttgcagttcaggacttacattctgcccatgagtggtttttactttcaatttctcTGGCTGCTTcagcagcctctgacttccaaagaacttTTTCTCCCCCAAAGAGCTCAGCTTGGccaagctggataaattcctcagttGTAACCCAGCCCTCagtggaagattctaagtgccaaagtgaagggagcagcacgcccataggctgtgactacggactttaatttttctaaaattttaaaatcaaggggcttgttttggctctggctttttctaagtatttgtctttgaaataaatcctgaAGTTAGAGTCATCTGTCTTTCTAAATCTTGCAGTACCTTTAAGAGGACTACTTGCTCCCTGCAACTATCATTTGGTAGAGAGAGGAAAtgtttttcagtggctcttctgctgacagctttctcctccaagttggcttcctcccagggagatagagtgtcagcacctgaattatgactagattttaGAGTTTGTCGAGAAAGATAgattttggtctttttgagaaattagggaaaagagcagacatagacagagaccgttttaaatgtccctcctccatatctatcagaggcgggagggataagagagcacagagacagtgtccggaCGAGCACGTTTTCAGAGAACTGGCTTCTGGAAGCAGtaggaattctgaataatgtcattaatcagagaccagtagttaaaggcagtaaccggaacttctccccccacccccaccccggaccaaaagttgcatagtaatctataaaacaattatttactctagcccatgttttcttatctatgatTCTTTCCTCTGGGAATCAGGACAATTTGCCTGTAATAATACTTAAGTCCCTAAGTACTCCTCAAAGATGTActtaagatctccttttcttaacccagcccctcATGTCTTGAACCTTAAAACAGGCTGAATAAATTCTTGTCCCATGGGGTATCACCTTCTGAGATGTGGTTGCTgtggagattttcccctggccaAGCACCAGCAGCGGGTCAACCGTGCCTTGACCTAATCTGCTCTGGGAGCTGTATGTGAAGAGCTCTTCCCTTTTATATCCTATGGCCGCCTTCTTCTTAATCACTCCACAGGGTCCTCACTGctgggtgccagagtgtccccactcacaggacagtcaacagggtccccggaacTCCCTAAGAggaaggcaagagacaagagacatggaGACGAACAGCAAgtctgtattctgatcaagctgtcaaattttatgttttacaaaagccaatataaagggaatctcacaaggtttgggaggggtaaagggaaaacaatctcagggggttggcatcatttctaagaaacagtttctcataatttctgggtaaggccagttattgctgctggaattttggcatgataaagggggtcatgaggaggtgaagtggaaaggagttgctatagtaacctatccacagatgagcttcaaaaggaggggaTTTTGAGATCgatgtaagaatggttcctggcatggagatctaagtgagaatgactcctggtatcaagatctcctggcattgagatctatgtggggatggctcctggtatggagagttcttggcactgagaTCTGAGTGAGGATGGTTCCTGGCAACTGTTTCTATTGttataggggttatgggattgtttagatcatttatctgatcatgATTTTAGTTTGGTACCTGGggtctgtctagaaaactgtccatttcgtctagatttttcacttttgttaagtataggctattatagtaggatctgataattttttgaatttcctcagtatctgttgttaagtctccattttaatttctgagtttgCTTGTCccaacctgcaggacagtcaacagggtcccggGATCACCTAGGGAAAGGTGAGAAAGAAGAGACACCAGAGACAGGACatcaagacagtattctgatcaagctgtcaaattttattttttacacaaggcaatataaaggcaagcaagcaggtgtaaggaggggtgaagggggaaagtcattgtaatcagggaacaatctcagggggctagcatcatttcccaggaacagtttctcagaattgtctttcAAAATCTCAGGGAAGTGTTGGCAAGTGCTGTAGGAACTTGACAGAAAATTGATcacgaggaggtgaagtggaaaggagttgctatgataacctaaccacaggtgagttTTATTTGTTCAAGCCCACTCGGGTGATCGCTGCATGTAccgaccatctagcttacttggctaatctttaaactagcacacttccttctaaaagcaacctagagaaagcaggctagaaacgGCTGAGAGGAGGCGGTTTTGATATCTatatgagaatggctcctggcatttgCTGATttgtacactgtctctgtgctctctggttagttttgctaagggtttatctatcttgttgcttttttttcccaaagaaccagctcctagattggttgattatttgtatagttctttttgtttctacttggttgatttcagccctgagtttgattatttcctgccatctactccccttggccatatttgcttctttttgctctacaATCTTCAGCTGCATTGTCAAACTGTTAGTgtataacatacccaaacttatgggacactatgaaagcaaTGATAAGCAGAAATCTCATaggggtatagtaacctgggttgGAATTTATGTTCCATTagtgtctgtatgatatctgtcaggattttctggctttcatattctttgctgagaagtctggtgtaattctgatatgtctgcctttatgttacttgatcttttttccttacggcttttaatattctttctctgtttagtgcatttggtattttaatttttatgggacaggaggaatttcttttttggtccaatctatttggagttctgtaggcttcttgtatgttaatcggcatctctttctttagtttagggaagttttcttctataattttggtgaagatattattggacctttaagttggaaatcttcactctctcctatatatatataatccttaCATTTGATCTTGTAATTTTGTCcaatatttcctggatgttttgggttaggagctttttgcattttgtattttcgtTGACTGTTGTgctaatgctttctatggtatcttctgcatctgagattctctcttctgtctcttgtattctgttgttgatgtttggatccatgactcctgacttctttcctaggttttctatgtccagatttGTTTCCcgttgtgatttatttattgtttctacctccatttttagatcatgggtggttttgttcaattctttgaCCTGTTTGGTTATACTTTCCTGGAATTctgtaagggtttctacctgtttatctatgttctcctatatttctttaagggagttatttatgtctttcttgaaaccctctatcagcatcatgagctgtgatttttaaatccaaatcttgcttttacaTTGTGGTGGGATATCCAGGGCTTTCTGTTGTCCTGTTGGAGAAGTGTTTTCGGACAGTTTCATGTTGCCTtattttctgttggtaaggttcctaagtttgccttttgccatctagttatctctagtgttagttagtcctgctgtctctgaatgacacttgtccctcttgtgggtctgcaagcctgtctcagcacccctgggtagCTGCCTCTCCGAGGCACAGAGTGTTGTGGCACTGTCCTAGCTACTCTGCCACTCCTTTGTTCCCTGCACTCCTAGCTGTACCCACCTGCTCAGCAGAGAAGATAGTGACTTCACCTCCAAACCAGAAGCCAAATCCTAGCatctattatttaaataaaatatggaaaatgtTGTAATTGTGTTTCATTGAAgtacaaatattttctaaatgtttatattctatattaaaatttatttttagagtTTGATACTTCAATGCATTTGTCCAGTGAAATTTAATCATAACCGTTTCCACACCTCCCTTTAATGTTCCCAGGCTTCACCCAATGAGTTTCCTTCCCTAATTCATTTCCTTTATATTACATATTGTAATTTAACATTAatataattctttattttcacCCTCCAACTCCTTGCATAATACTACTCACCTTTTTAAATTAATGGTGTTTTttattatcaccaccaccaccattatcatcatgattattgttgttgttgttgctgctgcttctgtttcaTATACAGATTCTTTATAAAATCTCTCCATATCCATTTAATGTGACTTTTGCTTAAGCAACTTTAGGTTGCACCACATTATATTGAATAACCAATTAGTGCTTCATCCTCCAGAAAatttatttctccctctctcagtccTAGTTGCCTGTTGTTTTTGGTCTggaagtaagatttttttttaccctCTGCCCATATGTGCATAGTTGTAATATAATCCATTGGGATAACAACCTACTGATAGACATACTCAAAAGAAATTAGGGCTTGTTACCGAAGTCCCATTTAGGGATGAGCACTCCACAGTCACTTCTCAGTACTTATTCCAGTTGGTGTCCTCTTTAATATCCTCTGTTCCAGAAGAGAATGATCTTTGATAAGTAGTTAGAGCCACACAAATCTATGTGTGTAATGGTAAGTATTTAGAGCTcacttatataattttatatacttttaaaaatacacacacatatatagtttgCACAATGTATTTAgtttattaataaattttaagaatGTACTTATGTGATATGATATTTTTCACTTAATTAGACAACAATCTTCATAAAACATACTAGAGTTTAATGTTTTGGTGGATAAATGGAATTCCAGGAATTAATTAATCATAAGATGAGGAAGATGAGTAAATTATCATACTAGTGAGAATGTAGAAAGTAGTATTTCAGCAGTGCAGAAACTTACTGGTGTTTTTTGAAGTAATCTGAATTTGGATCCATATGGCCATTATTATGTGTGATTTGTTCTCATGATGGATGATTTAAGAGTTCAAAATATGGGTTAAActaatttcaaaaaaattaattcattcatcAAATATACACTAAAATGCTACTACCACACAGACATTTGATAAAATGTTAACTATCAATTTAATCAGCATATGTTAGTTATACATAATAAGTTTACATATATCAATTTCATGAACAACGAAATGTAAGATTTTGCTTAATCAGCTCCAATCACTCTCTGTCATAAATGTGTGAGTGAATATGTacaggtatgtgtttgtgtgagtgagtgtgtgtgtgtgttcgtctGTGTATAGAAATATATTTGAACAATATATTTCACCAAAATATTTTCTGACTTAAAGAAATTTATATCCCACATTTGAAAGAAGAATAGTGTTTAAATTGTGAATACATAGTCAGACAAAACTACCTAAATGATCTCTGAGGACAGTTTATGCAGTCAGTTGCACATAACACTTTCATGAAGATGACATAAAAGTATTCTATGACACAGAAACATTTGACCAAAAACCTGAAAGTAATGATAGTCTTTCTCAAAGAGAAGTGCAATGTTGCTGAAGTAAGATCATAATTGTAATCCTGAGACCAAGCAATGGTATGACTGGGGGCATAGTAGAAGAGAATGCAGCTTATCTAAAGCATGACAGGAATGGCTCTTTCAGAAATGAGAGTACACATtactattttatttgatataaataGTTTAGCATATTTAGAAATGGATGAAAACATTAACTTTTAAAACTATTACATTTTTGGCTACTCTGACATATTATCcttctgaaattaaaataaaaatatgtggtCAACCAGAAATACTAATCCATAAGAAATATCAGTGTAGTACATACTTGAGTTAAATGTGCAAAAAGAAGGCACTGTCATTTAATAATACATATTCTGAAATTGGACTCCTAGAATAATggttaagtaaataaataatatgcatCATTTATATCATAATATCcaaattagaaattaaataattagCAATAAACAATGCTGGATATTTTCTGGACTCTCCAATGAAACAGATATATTTATAAAGCATAAATATATTATGGGTATGGTTTTATGAGATCAAGGTGTGTATAAATCCCCTAATATATTGACCCAAGTCTAGGGAATAAAGAAAGTAAGTAATTAATTCAATCTGAATTCAACATTCTAAGAAAGATGGGAATGAATTGGCTCATGACAGACTTGAAGCTCAAATAGAATTTCTCATGCCAAAGAATGACAGAAGATATATGCCATTGTGAAAGAAGGCCAGAGATGGGAAGAAAATAGAGAGTGGGAAGAGTGCAAagatagaataaaaacaaaaggagggaagagTGAGAGacaagagggaaaaagagagataTGCAGCCACAGAGAATATGTGAGGAAGAAGTAGCTCTTTCACTGATTTTGGTTCTATTCAGTAATTCCAAAATGGATGAGACACAGCACACAAATATTGAGGTCAAGTCATTATAAATCTTCTGCTGCAAGTACAGGAAAATTTTGAGAACATATTTTTGACATAAATAAGCAAATTTCTCATGAATTATCTGGATTAATCTGAGTCCAGTTAAATTAGTAGATAATAATAACCTCCAGAGAAGCCATGTTCCATTTAATTCTGAAAAAATTTCTAAGATCCTAAAGATTCTTTCATTATAGAATGTCCATGTGCATACTTTCTCCCTAAAATCTTCTTTGTAcacttatatacatttttttttattttttcaagacagcgtttctctgtatactcctggctggcctgtaactaactctgtagaccaggctggcctcaaactcagaactacacctgcctctgcctcccagagtgctgggattacaggcatgagccaccaccacccggccactTATATACTTTTGTATTAACATTTCAGTGCAAAATGCCAGAAAAAATAATTGAATTCATCAATATCCTGATTGAAAGTTTATGTAAGCAACTcctgaatattttagaaattctcattcagatatatatttttgaacataACTCTTCCTGTTTGTTTCTGTAAAACAATGTTTCCTAGAACTTGTACAAaaggtatattttaaatataactcaGTAACTAGATAATATTGGGAAAAATGAATATAAGAATCATGAGTCTCTGAAGTGAGAAACCAAAGTCATAAAGATCATATTGTCTCTAAAATGATCTTTTTGAATGCACTCTTCACTTCCTTATTCCTCAAGCTATAGACTAGAGGGTTCAGCATGGGGATGACCATGGTGTAGAACACAGAGGCAATTTTATCTGTGTCCATGGAGTGACTGGAACTTGGttgtacatacataaaaatactaGTTCCATAGAAAATGGAGACTGCAGTGAAGTGGGATGCACAGGTGGATATAGCCTTGTGATGTCCTGCAGCTGAGTGCATCTTCAGAATGGTAACAAAAATGAACACGTAGGATATCCAAATAATTATAAAGGCAAAAAATATATGGAAGCTCACTATGTAAACAAGAACCAGCTCACTGGCATGTCTGTCAGAACAAGAGAGAACCATGACTGCTGGAATATCACAAAAAAAGTGATGGGCAACATTAGATTCACAGAAATAAAGCTGGAATGTATCTCCTATATGGACAGAGGCATTCAGGAAACCAATGACATAAGAACCAATAATCAGCCATGTACACACATTTGTAGTCATAGTGGTGGTATAATGTAGTGGCTTACACACTGCtgcatagcggtcataggccattgaGGCCAACAGGTAATTCTCCACAGTTATAAATGCTGCAAAGAAGAACATCTGTGCAGCACAGTCATTGTAGGAAATGACTTTGTCTCCTATAAGAAAACCAGACATGACTTTTGGAGTGACTGCTGAAGAGTAACAAAAGTCTACCAGTGATAAGTTACCTAGAAAAAAGTACATCGGAGTGTGGAGCTGTGTGT
This portion of the Apodemus sylvaticus chromosome 1, mApoSyl1.1, whole genome shotgun sequence genome encodes:
- the LOC127694529 gene encoding olfactory receptor 5B3-like; translated protein: MMRNGTEVTEFLLLGLTDDPGLQIPLFITFLVIYTITLVGNLGMILLILMDTQLHTPMYFFLGNLSLVDFCYSSAVTPKVMSGFLIGDKVISYNDCAAQMFFFAAFITVENYLLASMAYDRYAAVCKPLHYTTTMTTNVCTWLIIGSYVIGFLNASVHIGDTFQLYFCESNVAHHFFCDIPAVMVLSCSDRHASELVLVYIVSFHIFFAFIIIWISYVFIFVTILKMHSAAGHHKAISTCASHFTAVSIFYGTSIFMYVQPSSSHSMDTDKIASVFYTMVIPMLNPLVYSLRNKEVKSAFKKIILETI